The DNA region taaaccaccaatacacaggatcaaataaggttacctcacacgaaggtgagtccagagatacagtcaccatcacattttacatcacaagaaaATTACTTTACAggagtttccaacaatagtgcaaagttccaaatttagaaaagttattacaaactgttagagttatggtttttagcagcggaaaacatacgcgatgacttACGACACGTCATccagatggatgtcatgctaagcccgggcacgacatcacttgatatcctcagtgttggccggggacggatcccattccacggaccaaccatgcggaagagcacagggacaaggcaggggaagagtaggggcttcagagactttacctgaaaaacaagtcactagcaatactgagtatactaatacttagcaaggcttacccgggattgggtatattttagcccgtaactatactcatgaaggcattgtaaaggttctgggtttattttcagctgaaaagcaactaagagtataacttactttcaagttttagctttcagattctagtttgattagttctctaggtaagcacttatactaagcaagcaatgtagatattctcatccatcaaaattattccattgaacattacactttttactcgatgtggtaaaagggataagcagtctcaatcatcgtgagaggcggacgattcctgaatcgagattcaaccttgcaaggtaaacctaacacacacgcttggaagatccaaagatcgttccgaagcaaccgtttccctcatattccgggttatggatcggggccaccacaagcgactgcaggaccgtacgcacaccaattgtgcaggacatacgtctgtagcgcgactacaaaacccgtattcctgtctgccatgcagaacgcactcccacacatcggtgcgtgtgaacaaaaaaataaaagtcgagtggagGAGACgcgttccatttgccgggccattcgggtactaggcttaccgtttaccatatttcgcggcatgtggctagtactttcaaacgcttagccaccactaccacatgattcgcccttaaccacttttaacaaaacaaacagggtaaaccttcaggtcatgatacaacacatgaccctgtccattatccttatagtggttgcagaattgtaaacaagcaattcctatatcgcgtgagtgacaggaaatcacccgacttttaccgatcctatttagcagagcatctaagcgatgaggactcgggttcaataccttggttcctaagattcatgcatctagggtttcattacaactcctagacttaatgcgagatataatataataatgaaattgtagtaatttgaaatactgggatgtgcaccggggcttgcctttactggtggggctgaagtcagggatgttagtattgttatcttctgaactttggttcagggcttcagataatcctttggtgatgttcacttggtcttcagatatatcctctgcagactccggggagatcttgtaggtaccatctgcggaagtaatcgtatctacatgcaatgcaacattacattcaaagtgtgcacataaaactatcttacttcacaataaagttgcaatccaatactcatttaacatattactcatataacatccaaaaagatctgaaactaaacctagacagagctataggggaacaactaattagaatcaactacttgttgagggttacaacagagccgattggaaacaacgggggtttagtcgattgaaaggtgcatcggttcctaattgatcgatgaaagcatcgattatttcagcagagggatgattcctaaagcagttgtgtcttaattgagatgtgcttaagtgttatcctgggtaactaggtgtggttgtatcggcttgattacgtcagcacaacaattgagtgacgtacagccgattggagtgtgattgagggtatgtgaccgatagatatagatagccgatttctcaactgataaatcggctgatagaagtgtgtggataaggatgaaaaaactaaggattgatcggccatatttgaccgatatggaaaacaactagaattggcttggatcggtcgatagcaagaaccctaagatcgtgtgtgcatctccggtacatcgactatgtgcagccgatgtaggacagaacaaaagaattgtatcggcagtagctgatattagaagggtaacaaccggattggCTAGTCAactgatggtagaagcatatcaaaagaaatgcatcggttgacagttgttacacagaaatatcatagactcaaaggaaacggatgcttagtggctgagctgatagccgacgctgaagcatagctgctgAGATGTATTAGCTGAGCAGCGGATAGACacgaactaacagggatccttatacgaaaagggccttaaagagattgcaatcaagacgagaacaatgtcttgatggcaggggtATGAGCATTCATgtaaaaggattaactaaacatcacacatctctatttaagacatacatgCTATGGCTTATTTtccagttataacacaagcatacaatataaagcacaataaaacattcattccctaacatttgacctagaccacacatcaaagactttcactcaagattacaacatagaacttgtagggtttgacttagggtttcaaacagaactgattttacatttttatgaacttcctacgaaaatctatgaaatgtagaagttcactgatttgaaataaagaaagctttggaaattttacaaagaacaccctagaactttctaaatcaaagcaatcaagtccctggtcagggaaaacagagaacggaaaaataacgacgatgttccggcaaagaagtcgccggcattaagaagattttgtaggttagggcaaaccttggttatggagaagaacggatgaaaagtgaattcccgtggtgataggatcggcgaagagaaaagctcgacgatgacgagatttcgtggatgacgaagaagtttgccgggaatagttgtcgtgggtggaagatggccgaaggagtagtcttcgaggtgattcgtggtgatagcggttgagcgatccacgagggtaggaactgctgaACGTTGTGGACCCCtaggacgagacgatggagccggattggttcactaggacaactcctctgcgaacctccagggtccaactgctcacgagctaagccttcttttgcacacgcacgtgtgccactgaaacacggccggcacacccgcgtagctttctgcaggactgccgtgcttggttaCATCCCTggtgcgccgcttctgctctgctcccgtaCCAGCGGCCCCCAGCCGGCATGCGCGTGGTCGATTGCCTTGCTTACGCACACGCCTGTGGAAACGAATCGAgccggccgtcagtcctgcgtcaCGCGTCGGACCCGTGTCGCGCTGTTCGTGCTTTGACCTCTGCatgatgaagggagctcgtcgtgtctGGCTGTTCCGTAGCTCCTCCGAGCTAGTCACGCCCAGCCGTCGCCTTCGTTCCGCAGCTTCTCCTTTCGATTCACCATGCCATACTTACACCTCCGCCTTcacgaggaccgtggtctgcctGTATTAGGaccgtgccttccgctgccttCTCTTCGACGGCTTCCAacgtccatcacgcgcgaccctcttgcacaccaactcggtcgcggcctgagctcgcccagcgggaacaccgtcatgcgctgcacgccgtcgccctgcacgtcgttgccctgcatagctcctcctccttcttctgttGCCGGATCCGCGCTTACTCCGGTCTTATCACGTCGCTTCCACGCACGCCCGAATCGCGCGCGTTCTTGGCCCTCGTCACGTCTTGCTGCGGCCGCCCGCACCAGACCATCACCAGGTACTCCACGCGCGGGGCCTTGCTATCCTCGTGCTAGCCCACGCCAAACCGCCACGCCAGAGCTCCACCTACACGTTCAGTCCTGCACGCCGGGCGGCGCCATGCCCGCACACGCTCTTGCGCCACTCACTCCAGCGCGGCCTGGCCCCGGGCTCCACTCCTGCTCCTGCGTCGTGCCGCTCACGCGCCAACGCTGCGCCCGCACTGCCCGAGCTGCAGCCGCTCGCCTGCGCCAGCTCCTGTTGCGGCCGCCAGTCCCGCTCTCCAGCACTGCCAACGCCACGCGCTCACGCGCGCCTGCATCCGCTCGCCTGCTCCACGCGCGCGCTTGCTCCTGCGCTGCGTCGCTCCCACGCACCTGCACCGTCGCCTCAGGCTCGCCCGCTTGCACCGCACCCGAGCCTGCTCCGCTCGCTCCCAGGCTCACCAGCCCACGCCTGCGTGCCGCCCTCGAGCTCGAGCGCCCGCGCCACGCGCTGCCTCTGCGAGCTTGCGCCACGCCCGAGCTGCCGCTCCGCGCCGCGCATGCCGCTCGCTCCCGCGCCTGTGacgcacccgagccgcccgccagcgccgccggcctccgcgcCAAGCCGCCCCGGGCCGAGCCACAACCGCCCGCCCGGCTCCTGCTCCTGTGCGCTGCGCGCTCGCtcggcgcccgccgcgcccgggCCGCTCCGCTCGGggtcgccgcgcccgcgccccccgaCCCGGCCGCGCCTCTCGCCCAGCGCGCTGCGCCGCCTGTGCTGCCTGCTGAGGaaggaacagagagagagagaggaaggaaatGAGCGATTTTGAtagagctgccgccggtggggaaggaaaaagaaaggagacgccaggataaggaagaggagagaagaaggacagatggaatttcccaagggcttatacgcaatttcagaaaactgcagggacttgtttgtaaagaaaaatttcccattgatttaaaacccgaatgaagaaatgcccaaaacgaaagttggagagtttttcaaactctacaacattgctttagggcccaagttcaaaaactcaaaacttgcatctttacacgtgaaattttgagcaaaagttggatttgaattgcttttgtcctaaagaatgaaactttataaaattcaggatctaaatgcaagcatttatgacacgtcatgatgacgggatagacccgtcataatgattggatagacatgtcatgatgacttgcactttttacactttagtcctaagtaattttgaaagttacttttgtaaatcaaatacttgcatataaggacttatacttttataaaattacataaatacccttattttcaccactttacccaaaatttttacacacttcaacacacacatttcaaatgaaatttttggacaaatatatttttttacagggaataaagtaagaaaaacatatttgcaaaactacccttcactcattttgagattacctcccatccaaatacattttgcaaaaacaaccctaggtttttctataattacaaaaataccctttttacttgcgctttaaattttcaaaagcttcacataaacatacacaagctttacattaataagcacatacttcacgctaacaaataatgtgcctagattacaagtacatgaactgtcacatcatacccccgcattttgcggtacccccgtgaatacgttgttccgataacgtatgttaacgttgtctgtacggcgataatggtacagatgctgtttctatagtgaacagtaatgattggaacgctttcatgacatgctggcatgaaagattcattggatatatattgtggttttctgcaggtacactaaccatgaatACGAAGTTAAggcggataggacttatcgactagttattagtgagagacgtatgtcttatgccactgaaattaaccacgtaagtccggagatattcggcaattgttttggttgtgaggtcgaatagtacgtgcatgcataatccatccttAATACACAGTAAATGCATTGTGTATGttgtaatttttttaaaaaagtgaatagagtgttgtttatctctagtaTGGGTCGATAGGATTCTTGTGATagttttagttgagtaccttaagcatctgtctgatttccagcctttgccgttatcagaatcgattgtctcattccatttaccttgtgagttctcagaatctgttacactgagcctccacaaTATGACAAAGTGGAAtatcgagaagaaggtgtcCCTCGATGCCGAGTCAAGATGAtaatccctcaacatcctttccgctctcaGTGGCACCCCATAGAAGTCGATAtggtggggtatcgtcttgttgataccattaagactgctgctctggaggctatccatatcttctgcaaccagcatccaatggaggttgccaggtatcccattggtctgttccctgctatagactctagtgatccggaatggaactttcggatagcccattatggtcacttgttgggagatttgGCCGAAGAAATGATCCGTAGTATCaccaggtttatgaatgttcaacaccattatcagattttgctgcgtcgtggtatgggtcagttaactggtgtggctcaaggtcactatcggaatgctgatcgtcaagttactcaaatagtggaacttcaagccttggttacccagaaggatgaaatcatcacaGCACGATATGAAACCATCCTTCGtcgagaagatcaaatcaatgagagtgatgctatcatcactcagtgcaatacaatcattgagttcctccaagaacaaatccacgacctgatccttgaggctaatgatgcccaggctcacattgaagaactgcatCAGCAACCagtacctcccgctgcacccgtagtacctgaaggtggagaagaagacccggaggaagtCGAGGAAGTTTTGGatctcgactctgagcatggagacctggagcccaatcctcagccagattacttttcttctggcagtcagtcttctataggcaatctcgacgatttctagtttgtcAAATCATCGACTCTCTAGATGTAACCCGtgtaaagtgtagtgacttaggtagtaagtagcttatctagaccttgtgccatttgttgtaatatagatggcctgtgtatggatCCTTTTAATGTGCGATGTTAAGGACAGCCAGAATCTgtgatgtaatataagttttatgtttcatcatcttgttcaatatctttacttctgaaatgagttggttgaatggagtatgtgaatTGCATATCTGAGTggtgtatcttctgaaattgggagaaaggctatgtggttaataatggatatctcctttgtttcagatggttggagccacacgcagaaccccggaaggattccgggtagatcaggccagcggttctcaacaaccgccaccaccacctccaaatctagccgaggttatggctcggcaaaccgaacttctcaatctacTGGTACAGGCACAGTAGAATCCAcagcgccagcaatcacgaggaggtcgtgatgaacctcaggtggcaaactaccaagatttcttcagtacccagcccccactattcagcaaagttgaggagccccttgatgccgatgcttggcttcgcaccattgaatctaaatTTGCTCTTCTtatgattccatgtgcggattttagcaaggctcacttcgctgcccaacaactgcgcggagctgcccgtatctggtgggataactattgtgccatgcaagctgatggccatgttatctcctaggaagaatttcggaatgccttcagagcacatcatatacctgaaggactgatggagcagaaactaaatgagttcttggcacttactgatgaggacatcaactataATACAAGAACATCTACATCAGCAGCACCAGAAGCATTCCAGGCGCCACCTACACCACCAGGCGCACCTCCACTCCAGGCCCAGGCACCATCCCCTACACTTGGGCCAATTACTCAGGCCCGTGAGAGGGAATTGAACTACATCATGCtattgaagaacgaaggcccagaagaatagcagTTGGCCCAACAGGAGGCCCAACCTTCGCAACCCTAGGTGTGAACAGTACCCGCGGGTACTGTAGCACGCCGCCCCTCTTGGCCGCCAGGGGCTGCGTCCCCTATTTAGATAGACTCTTCTTTTATTTTTAGACTTGAGTTTttttttacatctagctttaccTACTCCTGAACACGCACAAATCAGCGCTGTTCTCGTGTAttgcagaactccaccttcgagtgatatataGATTGCTCGCCTCttgttcttgttcgttcttcgattgcgaacAGGAattgatcttcgtgatcaggctgatcttgcaccaacaaggtcggtaaccacagggagttggttcagcgattgcattggcgcttcgggttcgctcgtcgtagtcggatcgtgagggtctaCTTCCATCAAGTCGAAATTAttcccactcaccgaaagatcgggcactccggctctatcaagtggtatcaggatTCCAGGTTGATCTGTGAGTTTATCTAGTGTTCTTCcccttcctacagtccacaaaaccaaaaaaatatatttcaggtaaaataaaataaaagtatatgcatccgttaaattacatctttgcatatcatatagactccacttctctcgccgacggagactacgaactgatctcggatcaaggagtggaaatttctgaagacgccgggaacgtcgtcgagaatttaactgaagctccgaaccaaagttcggaaaactttgacactcctgcccctaaccccactcaagaaggcaagccccggacataacccttactttatttacactgcaatctatatttatttataactatctatgcattaaagttcttaggaattgtatgggaaaccctagttgcattttcctagaaaccaatgtattgaatattagaacttgagtttGAATAGCCGCTCgcttcgacgtgtaggaatacatgttgtagggcaaccaggagtacggtcgtgtagtcgctctacatgtgtacgtcctgcacattggatgtgcgtatggttctgtagtcgcttgtggtggctctgatccacgagtcggaatgaaaggcaaacggttgcttcggaacaatctctggattttccaagcgtgtgagttaggtttacccttgcaaggctgaaattcgattcaagaatcgtccgtttcttgcggaaattgagactgcttgatccctttgccacatagagtaacaagagcaactttatggtcatcaaagatgatgtttggctaaagattctaccatgcttgaatagttataggtgcttatctagaatgattaatcacatagaacttgaaagctaaaatatagaaattaaggatctactctttgttgcttttcagctgaaaactttacccataacctttaaagccttcataagtctagttacatggctaagtatactatgaacgggtaagccttgctgattattagagtactcagtcttgcattgtgacttttattcaggtaatccccctgaggactctgctctgcctatgccatggccttacccgctgcccgatggttggtccgtggagtgggacccatccccggccaagactgatcctaccgagtgatatcatgttagggctagcatgatatccgtaccatcgacgtgtacagtgaccgtgttttaaactccgctgccatggcTTGAATCCttgaactgttttgtaataattttctctcagttgggaacttatgttacttttgaacacccatgtaatatacctgcctatgatgtaaaatgtgatggcaattgtatcgctggactcgccttcgtgcgaggtaccttgtttgatcctgcattcggtggagtatcgggacgttacccgacaggccaaaggattacactgtttgaagtacgttgaagcccttgagagagggcttgcgcacttgagccggtgtaattcagattggttctgccacaccgacCCACCCAATTTCCCTTTCCTGCATCCAAGCATCGTCCCCCGTAGCGCTGGTGAGCTCGAACTCCGccaccgctcggcctcgccgttgaCACGACGCCACACTGCCCCTCAACCCCAAC from Panicum hallii strain FIL2 chromosome 9, PHallii_v3.1, whole genome shotgun sequence includes:
- the LOC112872974 gene encoding vegetative cell wall protein gp1-like, with protein sequence MPAHALAPLTPARPGPGLHSCSCVVPLTRQRCARTARAAAARLRQLLLRPPVPLSSTANATRSRAPASARLLHARACSCAASLPRTCTVASGSPACTAPEPAPLAPRLTSPRLRAALELERPRHALPLRACATPELPLRAAHAARSRACDAPEPPASAAGLRAKPPRAEPQPPARLLLLCAARSLGARRARAAPLGVAAPAPPDPAAPLAQRAAPPVLPAEEGTERERGRK